From the Raphanus sativus cultivar WK10039 unplaced genomic scaffold, ASM80110v3 Scaffold2886, whole genome shotgun sequence genome, one window contains:
- the LOC130506101 gene encoding probable inorganic phosphate transporter 1-7 produces the protein MAGDQLNVLNALDVAKTQWYHFTAIIVAGMGFFTDAYDLFCISLVTKLLGRIYYHVDGSPKPGNLPPNVSAAVNGVAFVGTLTGQLFFGWLGDKLGRKKVYGMTLMVMVICSIASGLSFGNKPKSVMTTLCFFRFWLGFGIGGDYPLSATIMSEYANKKTRGAFIAAVFAMQGFGILTGGIFAIIVSAVFEARFPSPAYQVDALASTVPQADYVWRIILMVGALPAAMTYYSRSKMPETARYTALVAKDAKLAASNMSKVLQVEIEAEHQRVEEISRDQSRQFGLFSKEFMKRHGLHLLGTTSTWFLLDIAFYSQNLFQKDIFSAIGWIPPAQTMNAIQEVFKIARAQTLIALCSTVPGYWFTVAFIDIIGRFAIQMMGFFFMTVFMFALAFPYDHWTHKDNRIGFVVMYSLTFFFANFGPNATTFVVPAEIFPARFRSTCHGISAASGKLGAMVGAFGFLYLAQSPDKNKTEHGYPPGIGVKNSLIVLGVVNLLGMVFTLLVPESKGKSLEEMSGEHENNDGSNSSSTNNNTVSAA, from the coding sequence ATGGCAGGAGATCAACTCAACGTCCTAAACGCACTTGACGTTGCCAAAACGCAATGGTACCATTTCACCGCGATTATCGTGGCCGGAATGGGATTCTTCACCGACGCTTACGACCTTTTCTGCATCTCACTCGTCACTAAGCTTCTTGGCCGCATATACTACCACGTGGACGGCTCACCGAAGCCAGGAAACCTACCTCCAAACGTCTCAGCTGCGGTTAACGGCGTTGCATTCGTTGGTACACTCACGGGCCAGCTCTTCTTCGGCTGGCTAGGCGACAAGCTCGGGAGGAAAAAAGTATACGGCATGACTCTCATGGTCATGGTCATTTGCTCGATAGCTTCAGGTCTCTCCTTTGGTAACAAACCTAAATCCGTGATGACCACGCTATGTTTCTTCCGGTTCTGGCTAGGGTTTGGTATCGGCGGTGACTATCCTTTATCCGCAACGATCATGTCCGAATACGCTAATAAAAAGACACGTGGCGCGTTTATAGCCGCGGTTTTCGCGATGCAAGGGTTTGGTATCTTGACAGGTGGCATCTTTGCGATCATCGTGTCTGCGGTTTTCGAGGCTAGGTTTCCTTCCCCGGCTTATCAAGTCGATGCCTTGGCGTCCACGGTTCCTCAGGCAGATTACGTGTGGAGGATCATCCTGATGGTTGGTGCTTTGCCTGCTGCCATGACGTATTACTCGAGGTCGAAGATGCCTGAGACTGCACGGTACACGGCTCTAGTGGCCAAGGACGCTAAGCTAGCAGCTTCTAACATGTCTAAGGTCTTGCAAGTGGAGATAGAAGCAGAGCATCAACGAGTAGAAGAGATCAGTAGAGATCAGTCTAGACAATTTGGCTTGTTCTCCAAGGAATTCATGAAACGTCATGGCCTTCACTTGCTAGGAACCACAAGCACATGGTTCTTGCTTGACATTGCCTTCTATAGTCAAAACCTTTTCCAGAAAGATATATTCAGCGCCATTGGATGGATTCCTCCGGCTCAGACCATGAACGCAATTCAAGAAGTTTTCAAGATCGCTCGTGCGCAAACCCTAATCGCCTTGTGCAGCACGGTACCTGGTTACTGGTTCACAGTGGCGTTCATCGACATCATTGGTAGGTTTGCGATACAGATGATGGGTTTCTTCTTCATGACCGTCTTCATGTTCGCTCTAGCGTTTCCTTATGACCATTGGACTCACAAGGACAACAGGATAGGGTTTGTGGTTATGTACTCGTTAACATTCTTCTTTGCAAACTTTGGACCTAATGCCACAACCTTCGTGGTGCCCGCTGAGATCTTCCCGGCTAGGTTTAGATCAACCTGCCATGGAATATCAGCGGCTTCTGGTAAACTAGGAGCTATGGTGGGTGCGTTTGGGTTCTTGTACTTGGCACAGAGTCCTGACAAGAACAAGACAGAACATGGATACCCTCCAGGGATTGGTGTGAAGAACTCGCTTATTGTTTTGGGTGTGGTTAATCTTTTGGGGATGGTGTTTACACTGTTGGTTCCTGAATCTAAAGGCAAGTCTCTGGAGGAGATGTCTGGTGAGCACGAGAACAATGATGGAAGCAACAGTAGCAGCACCAACAACAACACGGTATCAGCTGCATAG